The following is a genomic window from Vibrio cyclitrophicus.
TAATACGGGGGAGTCCGACATGTTCATCATCAAGAAACCAATCGCGGTGGTCACTGAGGTAATCAAAATCGGCATCGCATTAAGCTTGATGCTGTATTGAATAGCTTGTGCTTTTTCCATGCCACGCTGCATGGCTTGTCTCATGGTCACAATCACATGAACACAATCGGCCACCGCTAGGGTCAGTACCAAAGTTGGGACGTTAACCGTTGCGGTGCTGAGGAACATCCCTGCCCAGCCAGACAACCCCATGGTCGCGACAATCGAAGAGATAATCACAACTAAGGTCGCCACCACGCTAAAGAATGAGCGCAGCATAAAGGTCAGGAATACCAACACCACCAATAGCATTAATGGCACCAGTGTTGAGCTGTCTTCTTGAGCCGACATCATGAAAGCATTGTTCATAGCAATGATGCCCGCTTTATGGAATTCGACGTTAGGATAGTCCGCTTGATACTTGGCGATCATAGTGTTGATTGCTGCTATGACTTCTTGCACTTCCGCGGTTTTATCTACTTCAGGTAATTGCACGGTCACGTTAACAATGGTCACATCACCAGAAGCCGACACCAACGCATTCTTAAGCAGAGGTTCGTTTAGCGCGATCTGTTTCACTTTGGCGATTCGCTCGGGCGTATGTTCGTATTCTTCATACAGCAGATCTTCCACCAATAAGTCGTCTTCAACAGCTTCGGTGTGCTGATAATTGGCCAAAGAATCGACACGGCTTGAGTACGGGATCTGCCACGCATCAACGGTGAGATTTTGAATTAAGGTCAGGGTTTCTGGGGTGAAGACGTTGCCGCCATCAGGTGCGACAACAATCGCGAGATTGTCGGTTTTCGCAAAGGTAGTTTGGATTTCATCGAACGCCATCAACTGTTTGTTGTTGCCTTCGAAGAAGATGTTGTAATCCCCTCTAAAGTAGAGGTTCTTCGCCCCTAATGCAGAGAGCATGATGATTGAAAAAACCACCAGCAGAACGATAAACGAACGCTTGGTCGGTATTGAGTGCCAACGGTTATTGAGATCCCCGTTTACGCTATCGATATTACGGTTATCTCGATTTTGGTGATCGAAAGCGGGCTTTTGGCTGTCATGTTCCATCACAGTCTCCATTTGTGACGATTCGTCATAGTTGTGTCATAAAAAGCCAGCCGAAGCTGACAAAAGACACAATTCTTGGTCATACACTCAAGAAAACCTAAACCACATTAGGCTAAACTTAAGTTTGTGACGAATCGTCATAAATGGTTATTAATAAACCCACATAAGTGGGCTTAATAGAAGCTATCGACCTACTGATTCTAAGTAAGCGATCTCTTCACTGAACAGTTCTTGTTCTACACGACGCCAGGTTTTACGGTAGTCCCAATCGGTAGAAAGGGGCTGCCAGTTCAGGCCGTCGAGCAGCATATTCGCGTTATGTAATACTGAATACGGGTCTTGTAACCGCTTAATACAATGACTGTTTGATGCGTTCTGTGACAAGGCATTTGAACCAAATGCGATTGACCAGTTTGCAAACACGATGGCATCTGAACCCACACCAGAAGAGAACTTTAGGTCACCCACTTCTACTGCTTGGTTAACCATTGAATCGGCTTGTTCAATCACCAATTCTTCGAGTTCGTTCATCTCGGTTACACGTGCACTAGACGCTTTCTCTAGTACCCACGGGCTTTTTGCCATGATCGCACAAGTTGACAGTACCGGCTCCATGCGCGCATAGATTCGATAAGCAACGTGCAGTGCGACGATCTTTTCGCGTGTGTTACCTTCAAACTCTCCAGAACGAGTAAACATCAGTGCCTCGGCCTTTAAAGAATGAATACACAACGCTAAAACCACGTCTTCTTTGCTACAAAAGTGATTATATATCGTACCTTTCGAATAAGAGCTCGCTGCCGTTAGCTTATCCATCGTGAGGTTTCCGAACCCTTGCTCTCGAACCAGATCTTTCGCTAACAACATCAATTCTACTTCTCGGTCTGCAATAGACTGCTGCTTTTTAGACAAGCCGCCTTTACAACCAAAGATACTTTGCTTATCGCCTTTACAACCAAAGCCAAACATAATTTCTCAGTCCGTATTTTCGCTTAGCTATCACCTAAGCTGAGTCAGTATTTAAAACACTCCTGTTTAATATATTAACACGAATAGCAAATTCATGTACTTAACCATTTTGTGACGCTTCGTCATTTCTGACTTATCGTCATAATAGCGCAAATATTGATCATATCAAGGTGTTTTATAAATTAAATACACTTTATGTATGGAAGGGTAAGTAAACGGGCGAGTAAGTGAGAGAACGGTCAATGAATATCAATAAAAACGAGCTGTTTTTGACGAACCGAATACCAAAGTAAATTGGCCATTCTTAGCCGAAAAAGAGTGCTAGCACTTTAAATCGTTATCGATATTTGCTTAGTGAATCCAGGCATAACCCACGAGAATGAATGAGTGTAGGCTTACTTTTTGGGGCAGACCTCTCCTTATGGTCAATATTTGGCTTACTAATGTCGTTTTCTGTTAAGTTGCTATAAATTCGGTAAGGGGTGACTTACAATAGTGACAACGACTTACCTTTTTGAGAACACGATATTGAGCGCCAAATATTCTTATTTAGCTTGGCAAGTGAATACTTCTAGCCCAGCAGAAAAACTGGTTTTATTGATGCTTGCAGATGGTGCTGATGAGTTCGGTTTCACCAATGTGTGCCTACAATCAGCAAGTCAACTTTGTGCTCTCTCGACGTTTGGTTTAGCCGATTGCCTTAAGTGTCTAGTCGACCAAGGTTTCCTCGATAAAGTAAAAGTAGATTATCGAGACAAGAAAGAGATACACGTGTTCAAAATGCTCATTGAGCAAGAGCAAGCTGCGGTTCAAGTTGAAACTCAACCGGTCAATAGTATTCCGGTTTACTCTACTGCACCTGCACCTGCACCTGCACCTGCACCCAAGTTTCAGCCTGCTCCGGCACCAATGCAAAACACGCAATATGCTCCTCGCCCACAAGGCCGAGGCTCAATGAACAGCAACACCGTTTCTACTCATGATCTCAACGAAGAAGAGATCCCATCATGGGCAGAACGTGCGTTTAAATTCTCCGGCTTGGCCGGTGACCATAGTTTAGTATGGAAGAAATTTGTCCTTTGGTATAAAGCCAAAGCTAATGAATTAATGCCACTATCTCGGATTGAATCCAAGCTGCAGTACTGGCTAGTTAACGAGAAGCAAAATGAAAGACAACAACAGCAGAAGACCGCTCAATATTCAGGAAATGCAGGACAAGCTCAAGGAAATGGGTATAGACAAAAGCTTAGCCCATCTGAACGCTTCAGGCAGCAGCTCATTCAAAAAGGCAAAAAGCCAACCTTCTGAGCCTGTTGTATCTGACGTTCCTGCACGATCTGAAATAATTGAAGCAAAAAGCACTGAAGTTAATGTAGCGACACCTAACGCTACCGACGCAGGCTCGTCTCAAAAAGTGCCTGTTGTCGATCAAGATCCGGCAGAGTTAGAGCTGACTGATTGGTGTATCCATGTGTTTGGTTCTTTCTTAAGCGTGTACGAAACACAATGGGAATACCAATACGGTAGCGAGCCGAGCGGTAAGTTTATTGAATTTGCTAACTCAGTCGATTCAGACGGCCTTAACCGCGTGCTAATGCACTGTCATGAACGTATTCAACTTGGCAACAGTTGGCCGCCGCAAATGGGTGAGCTTTGGATCCTGAAAGATTCTTTGACTGAAGAAGAGTTGTTGGATAGCCGTATTCGAGTGTTGTCACGCTCTGCAGATAATAAGATTGAGCAATGGTTAATCCAGAATAAACTGTACGATTTAAAGCGTACGGCTGAAAACAAACTCGATGGCCTGTTCAAGAAGTATTACTTGGAAGCGAAACGTTTAGATGAGAAAGGCATGCTTGAAACTGAGTTACCAGAATTCCTTCTTGCCGCTAACTCTGTAAAGAACCTGAACGATTTAAAACGTGAAGAGTACGAAAGTAAACACGGTAAAGCGATTAACCCAAGAATTCAGCGTATTCTGAACAGTAAAAAATAACCATCCGCTTGCTATCTGTTATAAGAAAACAGAGTAGCGATTACACGGTTAACAGATACAAAAATGCCAGCTATCAAGCTGGCATTTTTTACGAATTCTTACGAACTCTACAAATATCCGTGACCAACGGTACGTCCGTCACTGACTGCAAGTAATTACAGTAGGTGGATAGTTGCGTTTAGCGTGAATACGCCAGAGTCGTCATCTTTCATTTTGAAGTTTTGGTAGCTAGCGCCTACAGATAGTGGACCAAAGATGAAGTATTCAGCGCCTACACCGTACATGATATCAACATCGTCTTGCTTGAAGCCATCAGCTTTAAGCTCGTAAGAGTGAAGACCACCCTTCGCGTATACGTGAAGAGGACCAAAATCGATGCTTGGTTTAATCGCTAGGTAAGTAGTGCTTGCGTCTAAATTCTTAAGATCGCGGTTGCCGTAATTAACGCTGCCGAAAGAACCAAGATCCCAATAACCCGCTTCAACGCCGATTAATGGAAGAATACCAGTACCTACGTGGATACCCATCGCTGTCTCTTCTTTATTGCCTAATGAGTTTTGACCACCCATTACACCACCGTACAACCAAGAATCAGCCATTGCTGTTGAAGATGCACCTAGTAGTGCTAATGCCAATAACGTTTTTTTCATATTCGACCTTTTTCGTCCTAGTGGCAGGCCTTGAGTGGTAATAAATTGCCACCAAGTCGCCCTGTATGTAATAACTATTCAATTAGTAATGCAATAAGCAAGATTTATACCCAAACCTTGCTATTGCGTCTAGCTTTATTCCTTTAGCAAGCATCAATCGCGTTTTTAACACGCTTATCTGATACTGGGTAAGGCGTACCGAGCTGCTGTGCGAAGAAGCTTACACGAAGCTCTTCAATCATCCAACGCACCTCTTTTACGTTTTCTGGAACCGCGATCCCTTTTGGAATTTTATTCAGCAATTCTTTGTAATCATTCATTACCGACTCAACTTTGATCATATGTAGGCGATCTTTGTTAGGGTCAATCGGCAGTTTTTCCATTCTACGCTCAATAGCTTTCATATAGCGTAGAATATCCGGCAAGCGTTTCCACCCGCATTCTGTGGCAAACCCCTTAAAAATCAAACCTTCTACCTGAGCTTTGATGTCTGAAAGTGCAAATGCCATCGAAAGATCTACGCGGCCCTTCAGCTTCTTACTGATACTGAACGCCGTAGTTAGAATGGTTTCTACCTGTTGAGCAATCTCAACAACCGTATCGCCTAACTCTGCACGTACGTGTTCTTTCAGTGCTTCAAACTGCTCTGGTTCCCAAACCAAACCGCCCTTCTCTTCAATTAGCTTATCAATACCACAAGCGATACAGTCATCGATAAGATCGAGTACTTGTCCGTATGGGTTGAAGTATAAGCCTAACTTAGATTTGTTCGGCAAGTTAGAGTGCAGGTATTTGATCGGCGATGGCACGTTCAACAGGATTAAACGACGCTGACCCGATTTCATTGCCGAGATCTGCTCTTGTTCGGTTTCGAACAGTTTGATCTCTACGCTGTCTTTAGAATCCACCAGTGCTGGGAAGGCTTTAACATCGTAGCCGCCGCGTTTCTGCTGATAAACTTTTGGTAACTCACCAAAGCTCCAGGTATGCAGGTTCTGTTGTTCAATATCGTCGTCAGCAACCTTAGAAAGCGTTTCTTGAACCTTATCTTTCAGACTTTCTTTTAGCTCATGCAGGTCTTTCTGTTCTTTCAGCTTACGCTTGCGATGATCTACAGCGCGGAATGTTACCTTTAAGTGCTCAGGGATCTGGTCTAACTTCCAGTCGTCACGTACCACTTCGACACCTGTCATGCGGCGTAGCTCTTTCTCAAGAGAATCCAACAACGGTGCTTCTAATGGGGTTACACGTGCCAAGAAAGCATCGGCATAGTTTGGCGCAGGCACAAAGTTACGGCGTAGCGTTTTTGGTAGTGACTTAATTAGGCTAATCACCAGTTCCTGACGCAGGCCTGGGATCTGCCAATCAAAACCGTTTTGGTCAATTTGGTTCAAGATAGGCAGCGGAATGTGTACCGTTACACCATCGTTGTCGTCACCTGGTTCAAATTGGTAGCTCAGTTTCAACTTAATACCGTTTTGGTGCCAGAAGTTCGGATAATCCAAATCAGTAACGTGGCTAGCATCGCCTCGGAACAGCATCGACTTTTCAAAGTTAAGCAGCTCAGGTGTTTTCTGACTGGTCTTCTTCCACCACGTATCAAAATGACGGCCTGACACTGCCTCTTCGCCAACACGTTGATCATAGAAGTCGAACAGTTCATCATCATCGATCAAGATGTCGCGACGACGCGATTTATGCTCAAGCTCTTCCACTTCTTGCAGAAGCTTGCGGTTCTGTTTGAAGAACGTATGTTTGGTTTCCCACTCACCTTCAACCAATGCACTGCGTACAAACAATTCACGGCTGACAGTGGCATCAATCGCACCGTAGTTAACTAAGCGTTTTGGAATGATTGGGATTCCGTAAAGCATCACTTTTTCGTGTGCCATTACTGCCGCTTGTTTCTTCGACCAATGTGGTTCGCTGTAACTACGTTTAATCAGGTGTTTCGCTAGCGGTTCAATCCATTCCGGTTGAATCTTCGCGATAACACGACCCCATAGTTTTGAGGTTTCCACCAGCTCAGCAGACATGATCCACTTAGGCTGCTTCTTGAATAAGCCAGACGCAGGGAAGATATGGAAGCGTGCGTTACGAGCACCTTGATATTCATTCTTCTCTTGGTCTTTCATACCGATGTGCGAAAGCAGACCTGACAGCAGAGACATATGAATACCATCGTAGCTACCCGGCTCAGTATTCAGCTTGGTATCCAATTCACGCATTGCTTGGTGAATTTGGAAGTACACATCTTGCCATTCACGAATACGTAAATAGTTCAGGTAATCTTGCTTACACTGTTTGCGGAACTGATTACTCGACAGCGCTTTTTGCTGCTGCTTGATGTAATCCCACAGGTTCACAAACGTGATGAAGTCCGACTCTTTATCGAAGAAGCGCTTGTGTTTATCGTCAGACGATTGCTGCTTATCTGACGGGCGCTCACGCGGATCTTGAATCGACAACGCAGACGCAATCACCATGACTTCGTGCAAGCATCGGTTGCGTGGCGCTTCAATTACCATACGAGCCAAACGCGGATCAATCGGCAACTTAGCCAATTTACGACCAATAGCGGTTAGCTTCTTCTTGTCGTCGCCTTGATTCTTATTTTTGTTCGCAGCGGGTTCGGTTGTCGCTATCGCACCTAGCTCTTCAAGTAGCCTTACACCATCTTGAATGTTGCGCTTATCTGGCGCTTCAACAAATGGGAACGCTTGAATGTCGCCTAGGCCAAGAGCTGTCATCTGAAGGATAACGGAGGCTAAGTTAGTGCGGAGAATCTCTGGGTCGGTAAACTCTGGGCGTGATTCGAAATCTTCCTCAGAGTAAAGACGAATACAGATACCTTCAGCAACACGTCCACAACGACCTTTACGCTGGTTTGCGCTTGCTTGAGACACTGGCTCAATCGGTAGGCGCTGTACTTTAGTACGGTAGCTGTAACGGCTAATACGCGCCGTACCCGGGTCGATGACATACTTAATACCAGGAACGGTTAACGAAGTTTCTGCCACGTTGGTTGCCAGAACGATACGTCGGCCAGTATGAGACTGAAAGATACGGTTCTGCTCGCCCGCCGATAGACGTGCGTAAAGTGGAACTATTTCAGTATCACGCAGGTTACGTTTACTTAATGCATCTGCGGTATCTCGAATCTCTCGCTCACCGTTCATGAAGATCAAGATATCGCCTTGCCCTTCATCACACAGTTCATCAACAGCTTCAAAGATGCCTTCAATTTGGTCGCGATCGGAATCACTTTCATCACCACCTAACGGGCGGTAACGCGTATCTACAGGATAAGTACGACCTGATACCTCGATGATAGGCGCATTATTGAAGTGTTTAGAGAAACGCTCTGGATCGATGGTTGCCGATGTGATGATCACTTTCAGATCTGGACGCTTTGGCAGCAACTCTTTCAGGTAACCCATGATGAAATCTATGTTAAGGCTACGTTCGTGCGCTTCATCGATGATGATGGTGTCGTACTGATTTAAGAAACGGTCGTGTTGGATTTCCGCCAGTAGAATACCGTCGGTCATCAATTTGATTTGTGTGTTCTCAGAAATTTGGTCGTTAAAACGAACCTTATAACCAACAAACTCACCCAGTTGCGTTTCCATCTCTTCGGCAATACGGTTCGCAACCGAACGGGCCGCAAGACGACGAGGCTGAGTGTGACCAATTAAACCAAAGCGGCCACGACCAAGCTCAGAACAGATTTTTGGTAACTGCGTGGTTTTACCTGAACCTGTTTCACCCGCCACGATAACCACTTGGTTTTCAGCGATGGCTTTCGCGATGTCTTCGCGCTTCTGGCTGACGGGTAGAATTTCTGGGTATTCAATCGTTGGCTTTTGCGCAGCACGCTGGGTTGCCGTCATCATCGACTTGGCAATGTCCAATGCAATCTCATCAAAGACAGCATTTTTAGATTGTTCATTTTTGATTCTGCTTGCACCAGCAATTCGCTTACTCAAACGGAAGCGATCGCGCATCATACATTCGTTGAGCGCTTTACGAAGAGAAGCTGGGCTATTCTGAGAAGTTTTAGCAGGTTTTACTGATTGTTTGGCAGACGAGTTCGATGCAGGTTGAGTCGATGTCGACTTTTTGTTTGTCGCTTGAGATTGCACTGCATTCTTGTTGTTGTCTGCTTTTTCCGGAGACGAAGTCAAAGCGTGTCCTATTCTTGTACTTATTAAACTCGCGCGATTGTACCACAACTCTTCAACAAAAAAGCCTGACATCAAAGGGAAAACCTTTTGCTATCAGGCTGATTGTTCAAGCCAACACTAACGAAGGCTATGAAAGCTAACTCGGATACACATCATATTTATCCAAACGATGGTTAAAACTGACAACATAAACCATCGTTAAAACACGGCTGAAACCGCGCTTAAAATTCGTATTGGAAGTAAACCGTGTTGTAGTTACTACCGCCTTTGATACGTCCAAACTGAGAGGCGTTTTCAAAGATCGCAGAACGATGATGCAACGAATAACCGAACCATAAATTGTTTAAGTCGTTCTTGCCGATCAAATCACCCACATTGACACCAAATGAGAAGTCTAGGTAATTCAACAAGTGGCTTGCGGTGTAACCTTTACGATCCATCTCAGAGCCTTCGATGTAGGTGATCGAGTCGATGTACGACATACCTTCAGCCACACCAAATCTCCACTGTGTCGGCCAATCAAAGGTGTAATACGCTTTGATCGCAATAATGTACTCGGTGCTACTCGATTGAACATCTGAATTCCAGTGATGCGCGATACCCGGTGTTAGGTAGATATCCAGCGGGAGACCAAAGATTTCGTCTGTTAGCGGGTGGCCGTAGAAAAACGAGGTCAGTTGGTTATTGTATTCGTCTTTCTCAGTATTGAACTTCATAATCTCGCCAATATTCGATGGCGTTGCCCAACCGTGCGCGACACGTAAATACGGCGCGTTACTCAATTTCGGTTTCGGCGCTTTCTCTTTGTCATTGAAGAAGCCAAAACCAAGATAAAGTTCACCTTGATAACGATCTTCAACTACTGATGAATCATAAGCGTTGTCGTCTAATCGAGTGACACTAGTTGAACCAAGTAGGTATAAGTTGGAAACCACGTGGTAACGTGCTTCAACACCCACATTAAGATCGATACCTGCGCCAATCGACTCGCCTTCGGCTGAATAGTAAGCACTATTGAAATCGGCACTTTTATAACGAAGTGTCGCACTCGGAGTAAACTCCCAATCGCCCGTTTCATACTTTGCTTTGGCGCGTAGATTTCCGTGAAAATTGTATTCACTGTCGCTCATTAGCTCGGTTTCAAGCTTCCACTGCTCATCCCACTGATAACTGACTTGCGCACCAAAATCGGCAGTATCACCCTCAATGGCATTTTGTTCTGAAGCAGGGATATCAATAAAACGCATACGCGATATCGCATTAAGAGACCATTTTTCGTCGTCAGTCTGGTAGAGGTAAGCCCCCATTTCAGTACCGTCGATAAATACATAGTCATTCTTAAAAAATAGCATCGGAACAAAAGAACCGACGGTTTGATCCCCACCTGATGTATCGTAGGGAATACTCGCACTGCGGAACATTGCAGCAATGCCCCATTCTTGCTCTTCGGCTGCCCAGGCTACGCTATTACCTAGAAAAGCGTTACTCAATAAAACCGCTCCATACGAAATGAGCTTCGGTGAAAATTTGTGCTTCATTCTTGTGTAATTACTCTTTGTAATAATTTTTGTGTTACTGAATAGACATTTATTGGCCATGCCAGCCAACTAGTTTTAGGTTTGATCGACTTTGACCGTTACAATGAAGAATATTCTCGGTTAAATGAAAGTATTGTGAAAGTCTCAGAATTACAAAACATTATAGACCACTTACCCCAAGATTCCGATCCAGATATTGTCATGGGCGAAGAGTGGTTGCCTGAGCGTTTGGTTAACACCAGACTCGATAGCGACATGCTGTTTCTTGAGTTTGATAATGCCCCTGAAGAAAACCAAGGGGACGATGAAGGCCGTGGTTTCGTCGAACACGAAATCGCTATGATTCGAGAAAAACTCGAACAAGTACTGGACGATCCGTCCGATACCAAAACAAAAGCCGATGCCCTATTGGCAATATTTCTAATGGGCCATGAACTTTCTAGTTCAGAAGTTATCGAAATACTTGAAATGACAGAGCTTGAGGCAACGGAGTCTGAAATGCCAGATCAGGCAACGACAGAAGCTGAAACAACGGAACTCGAAGCAAATCAATCTGAAGCGATAGAGCAGGACATCTCTGCTCTCGAAATTAACGAGCCTGATACACCAGAGTTCGAAACCTCTGATCTTGAAACGAGACAACTCAAAGACTAACGCTACCGATTTAGGAACCGCATTGAAACGTTCGACGACATCATCTCTTCCCTTCTTACTTGCAGGCCCAATTTTAAGAAAAACCACCGCCAACGAGGTGGTACTGTGGATGGTGACGAGTTCACAACCTACAGGCTCAACTGAACTATTCAACGCAGAGCAAGATTCGCCTTTTTATTCGTCGCCACTTGATGAACAAGGGTCAATTCAAGTGGGGACACATGCTTGGGTAACCCTGATTCAATTAAAGGGTGAGTTCCCTACCAATACGCCCCTTGAATATGACATTCACACCGAACTAGGGTCACTGGCCACATGGGCTCCTCACCTTGTTTATAGCGACAAGTCTCGCGTTGAATTTAAGATCTCAACGACTGCTGATTATATCCTGCATGGCTCTTGTCGTAATCCTCATCACCCGAGCAAAGACAGCCTAGTTGCTGCAGATAACAAGGTCGGAAAGCAAACGGTACTTGAACGGCCAGATATGCTAATGATGAGCGGCGACCAGATCTACGCCGATCATGTAGCAGGTCCAACGCTTGATGCTATTCAACAAGTGATTCAACTGCTTGGTCTTGTGGGCGAGAGCTTGCCGACGGATTCACAGGTAAGCACAATCGACAGTAGTGAAGCCTTGTTTAAGAGTGAATATCAGCTGTATCGACGTCATCATTTACTGCCACACCACAACACCTCTGCTTCGTTGCTTGATAAGCTATTTCCTAAGCGCGGAATCCCTATTTTCAGCTCGACCGATTGTGAGAATCACTTGGTCACCTTGTCAGAATTCATCGCGATGTATTTGCTGGTTTGGTCTCCGACATTGTGGCAATGCATCAACCGAGAGCAATTGATCGAAAATGATTTCACAGAAGCTGGACGTCAATTATCACCGGCAGAGCAACAACAATGGCGTGACGAGAGCATTATCATTGATGACTTCATAGCAGGTCTACCGAAAGTGCAGCGTCTGTTCGCTCATATTCCAACGTACATGATCTTCGACGATCACGATGTCACCGATGATTGGAACCTGACTGTGGGTTGGGAACATGCTGTCGATCAAAATCAGTTTGCTACTCAAGTGATTGGTAACGGCCTTGCCGCCTACTGGATGTGTCAGGGTTGGGGTAACAAACCGGAGAGCTTTAACAAAGAGTTCATCAAGCAAGCAAAACAGCTCTTTGGTTTTCAATGGCATGCTGAAAATCAAGCGCAGAATGAAACTGGCGGCAACAATACTGAACACTCTGTTGGCAACATAGAACCAAACAAACACCAGGCCTTCATTGAGATGCTCGGTCGCTTTGAAGAGTGGCATTACACGATAGATACGTCTCCAAAAGTCATTGTGTTGGATACTCGAACGCGTCGCTGGCGATCAGAATCTCGCATGAATAAACCTTCTGGTTTGATGGACTGGGAAGCCTTAATTGAGTTTCAGCACCAGCTGCTCCATCAAGATAAGGTGGTGATTGTTTCTGCTGCGCCGATGTTTGGCGTGAAGTTTATTGAAACACTGCAAAAAATGGCGACCACAATCGGTAAACCATTGGTGATTGATGCGGAAAACTGGATGGCACATCCGGGCAGTGCTAACACACTCATCAGTATCTTTACCCACACCAAAACACCAACCAACTTCGTCGTGCTTTCTGGTGATGTTCACTACTCTTTTGCTTACGACATTAAACTTAGATACCGCCGTAACAGCCCGAATATCTATCAGATTACTTGCAGTGGTATTAAAAACCAGTTCCCTACTTCATTGCTTAAATTCTGTGATGTATGGGACCGATTGCTGTATAGCCCACGCTCAATTCTGAACTATTTCACCAAGCGAAAACGCTTAAAGATTGAAAAACGTAGCCCTGATAATCAGACTTTCTATCGACTTTCAAACCGAAGTGCGATTGGTGAATTAAAGTTAGATAGCGAAGGCAAACCGCAAGCAATAACGACACTAAGTGGTGATGGGAAAGTCACACGATTCCCTGAGCCTGATTAACAAGTGTTCTTTATTGCTCGCTCATCCGTAATGTCAGTTTTGAGTAAAGACGCTTGCGATCACACTCTGTAGGCCCAATAGTAATAATATTCATCATAACTGGAATGATCTTATGTTTAACTCACTTACCTCGTTATTTAAACAATTAGTTGAAGGCTCTGATTTAGGTAAAACGCCAACCGCCTCTCCTAACTTAGCTATCGCCAGCTTGTTATGTGAAGTCGCCGGTGCAGACCACGCGATTAACGAATCCGAACAAGAAGCTAAACTTCACTTGCTTCAACGCCTGCTGAACATAACTGAAGACGAATCCAAAGCCTTATTGGCGCAAGCTGAACCTCAAGTTGAACAATCTGTCTCTCTTTACGACTTTACTTCTCAACTGCGAGAGCTGTCTCAACCAGTCCGCATAGATCTAATAAAGGCAATGTGGGAAGTGGCACATGCTGATGGAGAGATTGATCCACTTGAAGATTCAGTGATCCGCAAAACCGCAGAACTGCTTTACGTTGACCACAGTGACTTTATTAAGACCAAGCTGAACGTCTTGGGTAAAAGCTAACCAAAGGCTTTCTACTCGTTGATACTCTCA
Proteins encoded in this region:
- a CDS encoding VC1380 family protein, which produces MKVSELQNIIDHLPQDSDPDIVMGEEWLPERLVNTRLDSDMLFLEFDNAPEENQGDDEGRGFVEHEIAMIREKLEQVLDDPSDTKTKADALLAIFLMGHELSSSEVIEILEMTELEATESEMPDQATTEAETTELEANQSEAIEQDISALEINEPDTPEFETSDLETRQLKD
- a CDS encoding alkaline phosphatase D family protein produces the protein MKRSTTSSLPFLLAGPILRKTTANEVVLWMVTSSQPTGSTELFNAEQDSPFYSSPLDEQGSIQVGTHAWVTLIQLKGEFPTNTPLEYDIHTELGSLATWAPHLVYSDKSRVEFKISTTADYILHGSCRNPHHPSKDSLVAADNKVGKQTVLERPDMLMMSGDQIYADHVAGPTLDAIQQVIQLLGLVGESLPTDSQVSTIDSSEALFKSEYQLYRRHHLLPHHNTSASLLDKLFPKRGIPIFSSTDCENHLVTLSEFIAMYLLVWSPTLWQCINREQLIENDFTEAGRQLSPAEQQQWRDESIIIDDFIAGLPKVQRLFAHIPTYMIFDDHDVTDDWNLTVGWEHAVDQNQFATQVIGNGLAAYWMCQGWGNKPESFNKEFIKQAKQLFGFQWHAENQAQNETGGNNTEHSVGNIEPNKHQAFIEMLGRFEEWHYTIDTSPKVIVLDTRTRRWRSESRMNKPSGLMDWEALIEFQHQLLHQDKVVIVSAAPMFGVKFIETLQKMATTIGKPLVIDAENWMAHPGSANTLISIFTHTKTPTNFVVLSGDVHYSFAYDIKLRYRRNSPNIYQITCSGIKNQFPTSLLKFCDVWDRLLYSPRSILNYFTKRKRLKIEKRSPDNQTFYRLSNRSAIGELKLDSEGKPQAITTLSGDGKVTRFPEPD
- a CDS encoding tellurite resistance TerB family protein; amino-acid sequence: MFNSLTSLFKQLVEGSDLGKTPTASPNLAIASLLCEVAGADHAINESEQEAKLHLLQRLLNITEDESKALLAQAEPQVEQSVSLYDFTSQLRELSQPVRIDLIKAMWEVAHADGEIDPLEDSVIRKTAELLYVDHSDFIKTKLNVLGKS